The genome window CTTAAGTGAGTTTGATTCAAATACCACTTGGACCAAACTCAATGTAGCTAAGGCTGTTTAATAGGATAGCTGACAAAATAATGCCAAATACTTATCATGCCATAACACTGCTGGTTACGAGACGACTGTTTCAGCTATTTCCCTGGAGTCCTTGACCAAGAAATATTTCAAAATGAAGCTACTTTAGTTGAATTAAATTATAGAAGGTGCATCTTTTTAAACATGATCCTTTTCCAGTTATAGTTAAAGAGTTGAAAAAGGTGGGTTTTTTTTTTCGAATTCTGCCTTACTCAAACAGCAGAAATGTTGAACAAAATCAGAAAACTGAGATTTTAAGGCAAATGAAGTTCAGTTGATGCAACCTAGAATTATGATAACATAAGAATATTAGATGAGTTGCCTCACGGCAAATGGTGCCGGGTTGTGCTAGTTATATTACTGGATGTATCCTAGAATGACATATAATACAACAGAGAAACTTCACCTCAACATTGCTATATAATGAGTCTGCTTCTACACCTCAAAATTCTCCCAGAATCAAGTCCCTATTCGTTCCTCTGTCAGTATGATTATTTTAACTTAGCTATTATAACATGTTTCCTCAATTCACTCACCCATTAGAAAAAAAGGAATTCAACAGTGTCCATCCTACAAGGAAAAAATGAATCTCTATATTCAGACATTTGATGTCGTTTCCACAGCCTTCCACTGCTAGTTATTCAAATTGAATCCATGATTTCAGACATTAAGCTGATTTGGTAACCTCATGAATAGCGTTTGCCAAGTAACCAACATTTCCAGTAGTAACTCCTGCCATACTGCACAACATACAAAACACACAGTATAACATAGTGGAAAAATTAATGAGATATTAACTCGTACAAGAACACCGGAGCATTAAGCAGAAATTCGTGAATGAGTGATTATACCTGATACGACCATTACGAGTCATGTAGATGTGATACTCTTTTGTCAAACGGTCAACTTGTTCGGGTGTCATCCCACTATAGCAGAACATGCCAATCTGTAGGCAGTATCGAGTATTAATGGGGCAATAGGTGAGCCATAGTGTTCTAATAGTTATATACTAGTATAGAACGCAAcagaagtcattgatttcaataCCTGATTGGTTATGTGCTCCCACGATAGAGGTGAGCCCTTCTTCTCAAGGTTTTCTCTTAAAGCAGTTCTCATCCCGATGATGCGATCAGCCATGCCCTGGAAAAAAAACTCTTAGTCATTGAACCTTTACGTTTAACATATGATGCTCTGATAATGAGTACAAAGCTAAAAAGCAGCCACAACACCAACAACTTGACCTTGGAGAAATACAAGGTTAACAGGCCCCATGAAGAAAACAGTTAATGGCTGCACTGACCAATTTATGCGGCTGACACTACCACGCAATGAAAGCTTATTAAAGCTTGGGACTGGTTTAGACTTATTTCTGTGGCTGAAAATATAGGACAACAAAGCTATGGCAAATTGGTGCTTAAACAGATCAGCAAAAGAAAAGGATCTTTTCCATGTGAGTAGCAGAAAATGGTACAGCATTTCCATGTGATAGTTCTATCCAAATCTCATACATTCCAAAAAAGCGAGAAAATTCCCTTTTTTCAAAATTAAGGCAAGAAAATATCTTTAATAGCAAGGTTCCTAGTTCCTATCTGTCGTCAAAATACCAATGATAGTTATACAATCATAAATCTTTATCTCGTTCTAATCACATTACCTTCACTTCCCCAAGCCATAGCTTTTTCAAGTTTGGATCTCCAAGGATGGTAGAAACAACGAGCGCACCATGAACAGGTGGATTACTGTACATGGGCCTAGCAAGTTGCTGCAACTGACTTTTCACTGCCACTGCTTGCTTTTCATCCTCACAAACCACACTGCAGTGAATTGCGGAAGCATCTCAGCAAATGTATTAGAGGGCTTTGTGTGTGTTTAAGGGATTgattgatgctttattttaagaCCGTAAAATCACTTGCATAGGACAAAAACCTAGAGTATACATTATTTTGTAATTTAAAACCAAAATTTTGGTGCTTTTCATTGGATCCAAGTTTTGACTAGCAAAATTCTGTTTTTCTCGTCGAGTTGGACTTTGAGGTGGAAATGAACTGAAGTTATCGGAAAGAACTCAATTTATTCTAAATAATTGTTGGATCCAAGTTTTGACTAGCAAAATTCTGCTTTTCACGTCGAGTTGGACTTTGAGGTGGAAATGAACTGAAGTTATCGGAAAGAACtcaattttttataaataaacttaaaatatttaaataaataattctctCTACATATTGATAATATGAAAAATATGATATATGGTAAAATTAGCTACTAAATGAAGATAATGAGGTATAATAAAAAGTTAATTAATCTAGAATTTACAGGAAATAGTAGTAACTGCTTTTGGAATTAGAACATTTGAAAAATAGACCGACTAAGGTCTAACAAAAAGTTAGTTTGACTCTCCAGATTGTAACTAGGGCAAATAAGATATGATAGTGGGAGTAGTAGTTTACCTTAGGCAACCAACTCTCTGGCCATATAGTCCCATATTTTTTGCATATGATTGGGCACATCCTATCGGATGACCATCTTCAAGAAATATCCTGATTGCCTTAGCATCCTTCTCTGGATTCCCACTAGCAAATCCTTGATAGGCCATGTCAAAGAAAGCAAAATGTCCCTTCACCTGGAACCAGTGTAATAAATTTAGTATGACTTGGGACAAGAAAAAGGAGAGACAAAATATACAAAATCATTACCTTGAAGTGGTGCGAGATCTCCCTCCATTGTTCCTCTGTAGGATCCACCCCAGTAGGATTGTGAGCACAAGCATGAAGCAGAAAGAATGATCCATTTGGGGCATTCTATGTCAATGAAAATTGAAATACGTCAGGATAGAACACATAATTGCCACTTGAGGAGGGACGCTATATCATCAAACAGGAGAACAAACCATCATGGAAAACAACCTCAAATATATGTTTTCTTACCTTTATATCATCCATCAGTGCAGTGAAGTCCAACCCCTTTGTTTCAGGATGATAATAATGATACGTTTTCTGAGGGACATGAGCATCTCTCCAAATGTTATGATGACTGCCAAGAATTTTATATTAGTAATGACAGGAAATTAGAAAATTTTGAAGGTATTTGCATACTCATGTTTTAATGTGCAAAAACCAATTGAGGAAGATCAATTAGGATGCTGTAGAGATGCCGAGAAGCAGAAGAATACACTTACTTAGACCATGTAGGAACAGGAATATAAATCTGTGAATCAGGACAAAAGCGCCTTTGG of Nicotiana tomentosiformis chromosome 7, ASM39032v3, whole genome shotgun sequence contains these proteins:
- the LOC104090398 gene encoding aspartate aminotransferase, mitochondrial encodes the protein MAIRAAISGRSLKHISSSVGARSLSSLWRNVEPAPKDPILGVTEAFLADPTPHKVNVGVGAYRDDNGKPVVLECVREAERRIAGSFNMEYLPMGGSVNMIEESLKLAYGENSDLIKDKRIAAIQALSGTGACRIFADFQRRFCPDSQIYIPVPTWSNHHNIWRDAHVPQKTYHYYHPETKGLDFTALMDDIKNAPNGSFFLLHACAHNPTGVDPTEEQWREISHHFKVKGHFAFFDMAYQGFASGNPEKDAKAIRIFLEDGHPIGCAQSYAKNMGLYGQRVGCLSVVCEDEKQAVAVKSQLQQLARPMYSNPPVHGALVVSTILGDPNLKKLWLGEVKGMADRIIGMRTALRENLEKKGSPLSWEHITNQIGMFCYSGMTPEQVDRLTKEYHIYMTRNGRISMAGVTTGNVGYLANAIHEVTKSA